In Methanobacteriales archaeon HGW-Methanobacteriales-1, the following are encoded in one genomic region:
- the pcn gene encoding proliferating cell nuclear antigen (pcna), whose amino-acid sequence MFKAELSDPNILKTSFDAISSIVDEVQIQTDSEGLRLDALDRSHITFVHLELKSSLFDEYVCDEPEKINVDTEELMKVLKRSKGDDRVYMSLDEGNFIITFEGEAKRRFKIRLIDIEYEAPSPPNLEYPTEFEVPFSLLKDSIQDIDIFSDKIAMSVDGDRFAASAEGEFGDANIEYLHGEKIETSARSVFSLEKIKEMLKADKFSDIATISLGDDMPLNLKLRMVSDEGELSFLLAPRIEAED is encoded by the coding sequence ATGTTTAAAGCAGAGTTAAGTGACCCCAATATACTGAAAACCAGTTTCGATGCAATTTCTTCCATTGTAGACGAAGTACAAATACAGACTGACAGTGAAGGTTTGCGTCTGGATGCTCTAGACCGTAGTCACATCACATTCGTTCATTTGGAACTGAAATCCAGTCTATTTGATGAGTATGTCTGTGATGAACCTGAAAAAATCAATGTAGATACTGAAGAACTGATGAAAGTCTTGAAACGATCTAAAGGCGATGATAGAGTTTACATGTCCTTAGATGAGGGTAATTTTATTATAACCTTTGAAGGGGAAGCTAAAAGAAGATTTAAAATCAGACTTATTGATATTGAATATGAAGCTCCAAGTCCTCCAAACTTAGAGTATCCTACTGAGTTCGAAGTTCCATTTAGTCTCCTTAAAGATTCTATACAAGATATAGATATTTTCTCGGATAAAATTGCTATGAGTGTGGACGGGGATAGATTTGCCGCATCTGCTGAGGGTGAGTTTGGGGATGCTAATATTGAATATTTGCATGGTGAAAAGATAGAAACTAGCGCCCGTTCAGTATTTTCCCTGGAAAAGATCAAGGAAATGCTTAAGGCTGACAAGTTTTCAGATATTGCCACTATAAGTCTGGGAGATGACATGCCTTTAAATCTTAAACTCAGAATGGTTTCTGATGAAGGTGAATTAAGCTTTTTATTGGCTCCTAGAATTGAAGCAGAAGACTAA